Proteins from one Dehalococcoidia bacterium genomic window:
- a CDS encoding minor capsid protein, producing the protein MLLDEIAKLLQDNSIATVDTDLFKGAAPATPHTCTTLYETPGIAPTFCMSTTPAFERAGLQVINRSTNYSTARNKAESIYRRFIGTGNATLKPTSTATGTKYLNIEAVQTPFYLGIDDNKRHMVSCNYLVWKQLST; encoded by the coding sequence ATGCTGCTGGATGAGATAGCCAAGCTGCTGCAGGACAACAGCATTGCCACCGTGGACACCGACCTGTTCAAGGGCGCTGCTCCCGCAACACCGCACACATGCACCACGCTGTACGAGACTCCCGGCATAGCGCCGACGTTCTGTATGAGCACAACGCCAGCGTTTGAACGCGCAGGACTGCAGGTAATAAACCGCTCTACGAATTACAGCACGGCGAGGAACAAGGCGGAGTCCATATACCGCAGGTTCATCGGCACGGGCAATGCGACGCTAAAGCCCACGTCCACGGCAACGGGCACGAAGTACCTCAACATAGAAGCAGTGCAGACGCCTTTCTATCTGGGGATTGACGACAACAAGCGCCACATGGTTTCGTGCAACTATCTGGTTTGGAAGCAACTCAGCACTTAG